Sequence from the bacterium genome:
GCTCAGCGTCCTCGTGATCCTGGGCAACTTGGCGACCGACATGGTCTACGGGCTCATCGATCCGCGAATCCGCATCCGGTGACGCCGTGAGCCGCGACGCCGCCGTTGAGCGGATCCCTCGAGCGCCGGCGCGAGCGGCGCTGGCGCGGCGACCGGAATGGACGCGCGGGTGGCAGCGGTTCAAGAGTTACCTGCCCGGGGTGATCGGGCTGGGGTTCGTCTTGATCCTGGTCGTGCTCGCGGTGCTCCCGGACATCTTCGCGCCGTACCCGTACGCGCAGGTGTTCCGTGGCATGCGCGGCGCTCCGCCGTCCTGGGCGCACCCGCTCGGGTTCGACCACATCGGCCGCGACGTCCTGAGCCGGATCATCTGGGGAAGCCGGGTCGCGCTGCTGGTTGGGCTGCTGGCGACGAGTATCGCGGTGGTGATCGGGGTCGCCGTGGGCGCCTGCGCCGGGTACATCGGCGGGTGGGTGGACAGCCTGCTCTCGCGCATCGTCGACACGCTAATGGCCTATCCGCTGCTGGTGCTGCTCATCACCCTGGCCGCGGTGTTGGGCCCGAGCCTGGTCACCGTTGTCGTAATCATCGGCCTGACGACGTGGGCGCAATACGCTCGGGTGGTGCGGGCCGATGTCTTGAGTCTGCGCGAGCGCGAGTTCATTCTGGCCGCGCAGGCAGCCGGCGCGAGCCGCGTGCGGGTCATCTTCCGGCACGTGGTGCCCAACGTACTCAGCCCTATCATCGTGCTGGCCAGCCTGGGCATCGGCGGCATCATCCTGCTCGAGTCCGCGCTGTCGTTTCTGGGGCTCGGCGCACAGCCGCCGACGGCGTCTTGGGGCGGCATGCTGGCGGACGGCCGCGCGTACATCCTCACCTATCCCCAGATCGCAATCGCGCCGGGCGTCATGATCTCGCTCACGGTGCTGGCGTTCAATCTGGCGGGCGACGGACTGCGGGACGCGCTCGATCCGCGGCAGAAGGACGCCCTGATCCACCGATGACCGCCTATTCGATGGTCCGGTCGCAGGCGCTCATCGCTCGCCAACGGGGTTGCACGTCGCTTCCCGGTCCAGGGGATAGATCGGCCGCCGGAGCCGCCGGTAGGGGAAGCTCGGCAAGTTCGCGGTGGTGATCCCCTGCGGGTTTGGCCGTGACGATGTGCTTCGCGACCCCCGAGAACCCGGCGCGGAAGTGCGCGCTCGACTTCAGCCCGACGATGCGGAACCGGGCCACATCGATGCCGAGCAACAAGAACGGCTCCGGGTGGATCATCCCGAAGTACAAGCGGCCGATTGCGGAGGCGGAGCTTCAGTGGGGAGCCCACGAGATTTTGCAGGGGCTCAACGATAGCTGCCTTGCGATCACTCCGCGGGCAGCTGCACCTGT
This genomic interval carries:
- a CDS encoding ABC transporter permease; protein product: MSRDAAVERIPRAPARAALARRPEWTRGWQRFKSYLPGVIGLGFVLILVVLAVLPDIFAPYPYAQVFRGMRGAPPSWAHPLGFDHIGRDVLSRIIWGSRVALLVGLLATSIAVVIGVAVGACAGYIGGWVDSLLSRIVDTLMAYPLLVLLITLAAVLGPSLVTVVVIIGLTTWAQYARVVRADVLSLREREFILAAQAAGASRVRVIFRHVVPNVLSPIIVLASLGIGGIILLESALSFLGLGAQPPTASWGGMLADGRAYILTYPQIAIAPGVMISLTVLAFNLAGDGLRDALDPRQKDALIHR
- a CDS encoding MlrC C-terminal domain-containing protein yields the protein MIHPEPFLLLGIDVARFRIVGLKSSAHFRAGFSGVAKHIVTAKPAGDHHRELAELPLPAAPAADLSPGPGSDVQPRWRAMSACDRTIE